The genomic stretch CCCATGGAAGGGAAAAACTTCCTGTGGGTTTTTGGCGTGAACTGCCCCGGAAAACGGCCGGGACATAACCTGGGGGCGATGGTGGGGTCACGGGTGACCCGCCGGCCGCGTCGCGAAAGGCGCCATGACAACGGTGACGACCAGCGCCTCCCGGGGGCAGCACAGCGGCAACCTCCCGGCCGAGGTGACGAGCTTCGTGGGACGTCGGCAGGAAGTGGCCGAGGTCCGGCACCTGCTGTCCGTCTCCCGCGAGGTCACGCTGACCGGGATGGGCGGGGTCGGCAAGACCCGGCTGGCGTTGCGCGTCGGCCACGAGGTGCGGCGCGCCTTCCGCGACGGTGTATGGGTGGTGGAGCTGGCCGCGCTGGAGAACCCCGGCATGCTGGCCCGGGCCGTGGCCGAGGCGCTGGAGATCCGCGACACCAGCGCTGCGCCGCCGCTGCAGGTGCTGGCCGACCACCTGCGCGACAAGCAGACGCTGGTGATCCTCGACAACTGCGAGCACCTGGTCGGCGCCTGCGCCGTGCTCGCCGACACGCTGCTGCGCGCCGCTCCGGAGCTGCGCATCCTGGCCACCAGCCGGCACGTGCTGGGCATCGCCGGCGAGCACGCGGTGCCGGTGGCGCCGCTGCCGCTGCCGCTGCCCGAAGGGAACGGCGCCTGGCCGCCGCTGGAATCGCTGACGCAGGCGGACGCGGTGCAGCTGTTCACCGAGCGGGCCTGCGCCGTGCTGCCGTCGTTCGCCGTCACCGACGACAACCGCGACGTCGTGACCGGCATCATCCGCCGCCTCGACGGCCTGCCCCTGGGGATCGAGCTGGCCGCGGTGCGGCTGCGGGTCCTGTCGGCCGAACAGCTGCTGGCGCGGCTGGACGACCGGTTCCGGCTGCTGACCGGGGGGTCGCGGGCGGTACTGCCGCGCCACCAGACGTTGCGCGCCCTGATCGACTGGAGTCACGCCCTATGTTCGGAGGAGGAAAGGCTGCTATGGCATCGCGCCTCGGTGTTCGCCGGGAGCCTGGACCTGGAGGGGGCCGAGACGGTCTGCTCCGGGACCGGCATCGACCGCGAGGACGTCCTCGACCTGGTGATCGGCCTGGTGGACAAGTCCGTGCTGATTCGAGAAGACCATCCGGGCGGCGTCCGCTACCGGATGCTGGAGACACTGCGCCAATACGGCCGCGAACGGCTGTGCGAGCGCGGCGAGGAAGCGCGGCTGCGGCAGCGGCATCGCGCTTATTACCGCGACCTGGCGGGCCGCGCCCATGCGGAGCTGTTCGGGCCGGAGCAGGTGACCTGGTTCAACCGGCTGCATCTGGAGCACGCCAACCTGCGCAGCGCCCTGGACGGCTGGTTCGCGACGCCGGCGGATGCCCCGACCGGGCTGAGCATGGCCACCGACCTGCTGTTTCATTGGATCACCAGTTATTACCTGGGTGAGGGACGGGCATGGCTGGAGCGGGGACTGGCCGCCGTCTCCTCACCTGACGATGTACGCGGCCGCGCGTTGTGGGCCGGCGGCTGGCTGGCCGTCATCCAGGCCGACCTGCCGGCCGCGACGGCCATGCTGGACGAATGCCGCCGCATCGGCGCCCGCCTGGACGATGAGGCGCTGCTCGGCTACGCCGAGCTGTTCACCGGCATGATCGCCATGTGTCACAAGCGTCCCCATGACGCGATCGGCTGCTACGGGCGGGCCCTGGAACGCCATCGCCGCACCGGCGACCCGGTGGGCCTGGCCTCGTCGCTGATCCGGCTGTCGCTGGCCCGCTCGTACCTGGGCGAGTCGGATGCGGCCATCGCCGCGGCCGAGCAGGCGCTGCAGGTGTGCGACGCCCACGGGGAGGGCTGGCACAAGGCGTACACCATGATGGCGCTGGGGGTGGAGGTGTGGCGGCAGGGGGACCTGCCGCGCGCCGCCGAGCTGGAACGCCAAAGCCTGGCGTTCAACCAGTCGCTGGGCGATCTGCTGGGGGTCGGGATCACGATCGAGGTGCTGGCCTGGATCGCCGCCACGCAGGGCCTGCACGAGCGGGCCGCCAAGCTGCTGGGCGTGCTGGAGAGCGTGTGGAGCCTGGTCGGGGCGCCGCTGTCCGGGTACGGGCATCTGGCCGGCTACCACGAGGAATGCCAGGCGCGCACCCGCGAGGCGCTGGGGGAGACGGCCTTCGCCGCGGCGGTGCGGCGGGGGGCGCGGCTGCCGTACGAGGAGGCGGTGGCGTACGCGCTGGCCGACGACAAGCCGGGCGGGCCGGAACCCAAGGAGGCTGGCGAGCCCAAGGGAGAGCAGGCGCAGCTGACGCGCCGCGAGCGGGAGATCGCTCAGCTGGTGGCGCAGGGGATGACGAACAAGGAGATCGCGGCGTCCCTGGTGATCGCCCAGCGCACCGCAGAGGGCCACATCGAGCACATCCTGACCAAGCTCGGGTTCAACTCGCGCAGCCAGATCGCGGTGTGGGTGGGGGAGCAGGCGCGCGCCGACGGCGACGCGCCGGCGTGACAGGCCCCGGTTCCGGTCCTTTGGCAGCATGGGGGCCGGAACCGGTAAACGGGGGCGACCGCCGGTTCCGGCTGCCAGGTGTCAGGTGTCAGTAGGGCAGTGTCCGCCCTGATGGGGTCCGCAGGTCGAGGCCGTGCCCGGTGCGGGGTTTCTTGGTGGTGCGGATCTGTATCCTGCGCACGGTGCGGGTGACTCCCTTTCGCTGGTCGGTCGCGCGTGAGGCCTTCGGCGGTCAGTCGTGTGCGAGACGGAGCTCGAACCAGACGGCGGCGCCGGCGCTGCCCCAGCAGCACGCCAGCAGCTCCAGATGAGCGGCGACGGCGGCGGAGATCCGCCCAGCGGCGGTGTGGTCTCTGCCGTGCTCGTGGATCTCGCAGCGCAGCAGGCCGTCCTCGGCCGACAGCGTGAGTGTGATCTTCTCCGCGCCCCGGGCGAGGGCGTCCTCGACGAGCCGCCCGGCCAGCTGCTCGGCGGTGGCGGCCGGCGCGTCCAGCTGCCAGGCCGACAGCCGCGCCGCGGTCAGGCGCCGCGCGGTGCGCACGGCCGACGGCCGGGCCGACAGCGTCCAGGTGACCGTACGCTCCTGCCCGGTCCAGCCGGCGCGCAGCGCCAGGTCATGTCCTACGGCTAGGAGATCGTTCCAGGAGGGCAATCGCCAGGCGGGTGCTTCCCGCCGCGGCATGTCGCCCTGAGTGAATGGTGTCTGACACATGGCCCCCACGTCGATCCTTTCCCCCGGTGATGTGAGTACGTGTCCAGCATCACACTCAGCCCGAAACCCCCAATACGGGAAAAATCCCCATATGGATACCTAGATGTTCTACGTACGTAGTCCCCACGCGCGAAAAACCCATGCAGGAGCGATGAATCCGCCGCCGGCGCCGTCTCTCAACGGACGACACCCCTGCACCGGAAGGGAGGACCCGGACATGCGCCGGCTCATCGTGTGCGACATCGTCTCGCTCGACGGCTTCTTCGAAGGACCCTGCGGGGATGTCATGGCCGTGCCGTTCGAGGAGGCGTTCGACGACCACAACGCCGAACGGCTGCGCGCCACCGGCACGCTCCTGCGGGGCCGCCGGACGTGGGGTGCCGTTAACCACTGTGGCACCAGCCGCCATATAGGCCCTGAGCTGGTAATTCAGTCTCCTGTTTCGAGTTCTGCGCGAGCCGTTGGCTGTTCGATTGCAGGACGGCCTGTCGTGAGCCCGGGGACGTACTTGTAGATGGTCGAGCGGCTGACGCCGAGTAGGCGGGCGATGGAGGAGACGGTGTTCTCCGGCCACCAAGACCTCCCGACCGAACTCCATGACGTCCGAAGGCACCGACGCGCTTGCAAGCTCCCGGCCCGTCACTCTCTTCCAGCGCTTCGGTTCAGGCGTGAAGACCGCGCTGTGGTGGGGCCGCGCTGGGAGTAGTGCTTGCCACCAACGTCCCGCCCACAGCCAGGGATACGGGCGCCGCATAAGAAGATCGCCGACCGCAGGCGCAGCATCGTCCCCGACACCCTCGGCCTGCTCCTCGCGGTGCTGCTCACCGCCGCCAGCACCTCCGACAGCGCCGCCGGCCTCGGCTCGGTGGTTAGGTCGTCTCGACCCGACCACGCTACGTGCAGCTCCCGCTCCCAGCTCTACGTCAGGAATGGGTGCGACCGCAGGCTCCTCACGTCGGGCGCTCAGAGGTTCAGCGGAGGATGTCCGGGGCGGGTGGGACGCCCTCCACCTCGTCTCGGCGGTGCAGCTCTACTTGAGCAGATCGAGTGCCTTGTCCAGGCCCGGGTCCTTACCGGTGGAGATGTCCTTGGCGGTCAGCGGGACGAGGTGGTCGGCTGCCACGCCGATGCCGTTGATGGGTTCCTTCTTGGGGCCCAGGGTGCGCTTGTCGGGGAAGGACAGGAGGCTGTTGTCATCGAGCAGATACATCTTGCCGGCACCGGCGACGACGCCGGCGGTGCGGGTGCCGACCACAGGGGCGATCTTGTTGTCTTTGATCGCCGCGACGAAGTGGTCGCAGGCCGAGGCGCAGTCACGGTCGGCGAGCACGGTCAGGGGCAGGCCGAGCAGTGGGACGCTGTCGTCGGTGCGGTCGGCGGTGCAGCGATCGTCGGCGTCGCACTGCCAGGCGGTGACCTGGTCGTGGGCGAACGCGCCGAGCAGTCGGTTGACCTCACCGATGAGGCCGCCGCTGTTGCCTCGCATGTCGAGCACGACACCGGTCAGCTTCTTGTTCTTCTTCATGTCGTTGATCGCGTCGATCGCCGTCTGCGCGACGCGCTGCCCGAAGCTGGCGAGACGTACATAGGCGACGTCGCCCTTGAGCAGCTTTGAGGTCACCCTTGCCGTGGCCTTCTCGTCGGGCTTGTAGACGCCGGGCGTCAGGGTCGCTGTCCAGGTGCGGCCGTTGGCGGGGCGGCGGACTTTGATCCGGACCGGGTCGTCGTCCGGGTAGTTCTGGAAGAGCGGTACGACGGCGCCGAGGGACAGGACGCCGCCTGCGAACGGAACCGCTCCATTGACCGATTCGATGATGTCGCCGGGGCGCAGTCCCGCCTTCGCGGCCGATCCGCCCCGCACGCGGGAGACGTACATCGGCCCGGTGACCTGGTCCGGCTCGCTGAAGATGGGCCCCTTGAAGGGGGCGGTGTCCAGTCCGATGCCGTATTCGGTGCCCGGCTGGGGGTCCTCCGGCATCTGGGTGCGGTCCCAATGGGCGTGGTTGTTGTGCAGGCTGCCCAGCATGCCGAGGAGGGTGGCCGCGGCCGCAGCCTGGCGCTCCGTGGCGCCGGAGAGCTGGTCGTTGACGCGCGTGTAGACGGCGCTGAACGCTTCCCAGTCGCTGTCTCTCTTGCCGGTCAGCGCGGGCAGCGTGGCGTCGGCCACGTCGTGTCCGCTTGCGTGGAGTTCCCGGGTGAGCCCGGCGAACGCCCCGATCAGCAGCTGGCGGTTGTCCAGGGTGTCCGCGCCGTAGTAGTTCGTGAGGATGCAGGAGTACGCCTGCTCGATGGTGCTGATGGTGGTCGGCTTGAGCGCTTGCGGCTCGCCGCCGGGCTTCGGCTCGGCGCACGTCGAGGCCGCCTGCCAGGTCTGCACGGTCTGCGCCGCGGCGCCGCTCGGGAGGACCACCACCGCGCCGAGGCCGAGACAGGCAAGTACGGCGGCGGCACGCCGTCGAGAGCGGCCGGTGCCGGTCGTGATGTTCGTCATGGCTCATGGTTGTAGCGCGTCGGTGGTTTCGGCACGGTATCGTCGGCCGCCTGCCCTGAACGGATGCCGTACCTGGCCAAAGGGCATGCCGATACCCGGCACCGCGCTGCTCACCCGAGGTGCCGGGTGCTGGTTCGGCGATGGGCTCAGACGGTTCTGAGCGCCTCCGTAGGTTGCCTGCGTGCGGCACGCAGCGCAGGCAGAAGTCCCGCGAGGGCGCCGATGGCGACGGCCGCGCCGAGCCCGCCGCCCCAGGCGAGCGGCGGTACCACGGTGGCCCAGTCCTTGAGGTGGGCATAGAGCGCCGTGGCCGCCACCCCGATGGCCACTCCGGCGGCCCCGCCGAGCACGGCGAGCAGGATCGCCTCGGACAAGACCTGCAGCCGTAAGTGCCCTTTGGTCGCGCCGAGCGCGCGCCTGAGCCCGATCTCCGACCGGCGCTCGAGTACGGAGATGACCATGGTGTCGGCCACGCCGATGCCGCCCACGAGCAGGGCGACCGCGCCGAGGCCGAGGAACAGGCCGTTCAGCGCCGACCGGGCCGCAGCGCGGGCCACCAGGGCGGCCGAGGGCCGGCTGACGCTGACCTCGCCGGGGTTTTGCGGGTTGGCCGTTGCGGCGAGCACTTTCTGCACGTTGCTCACCTGCTCGGTCTGGGCTCGCACGTACACCGTGAACGGGTGGCCGTCGAAGTCCAGGTACTTCTGCGCGGCCGGGTAGCCGGCCAGCACTGAGGAGTCGATCTCTGGGGTCAGGGCGGCGGATTCGTCCCGGCGGCGAACGGGCCGGACAGCGCGAACCACGTACCGGCCGCGATCATCGCCCCGCCTGCGAGGAGCACCACGAGCCGGCCCATCCGACGGCGGCGCGGACGCCGGCCCGTCGCGCTCGCCGGGCCGGCGTCCACCGCCTGGGCTGCACTCACGACATGCCGCCCTGCATCTGCCCCTGCTTCGGCATGTTCTGCGGCTGGTACCGCCTACAGGCCTCCTCCGCCTTCTTGAACTGCTCCGAGGCGAGGTCCAGAGTGCCGTTCTGCGGGAGGATGAACCCGCCGTTGTCGTCGGGGTCGGGGAAGCTCGGCACGCCGTTCTCCCGCATGCACGTGGCGTACTTGCGCTTGTCCGTCACCGGCCAGGAATCCTCACGCACGGGCGGCTGGTCCGGGGCCGGTGGCTGGAACTGCTTGCAGCTCTTCTCCGCCGCCTTGAACTGCGGGGAGCCGAGCAGTTCCGGCGAGAAGGCGAGAGCCGTGTCCGGCTGGGGATCGGGGAAGTCCGGCATGCCGTTGGCGCGCATGCACTTCGCGAAGGCCAGCGCGTCCCCCTTTGAGGCGGTCGCGCCCTGCGACGGCGCGCCGCCCGTCGGGGACGCCACCGACGCGACGGCCCTGGCCGGCCCCTCGCTGCCGGCGCAGGCCCCAGTGGCCAGCGCGACGGAGGCCAGCAGCACGGCCATCGCGCCGCCTCGCCGCTCGCGGCCTTTCCTGCGGATGCCGGCATCGACAACGATTCGCATATCGCTCTCCATTACGTCCGGTGAGATGCCCGAAAGCCTTTACGCCTGCGGACGGCACGTTCGAGGGTGGGTGCGCCTTGCGGCATGCGACCATTTGTACGGGATCAGCGGTTTCGACGAGGTTTCGCCAGCCTTTGTCTGCGGATGAAACGCTGCCGAAACCGGGGTTGGAGGATGCTGGGGGAGGTGTTCCTTCTCGGTGGAGGTAGGTGCGGGTGCGCGTGCTCGTGGTGGAAGACGACGAGGTGACGGCGCAGACGGTGGCCGTGGGGCTGCGCAGGGCCCAGATGGCCGTGGACGTGGCATTCGACGGACCCGGCGGGCTGGAGCGCGCCCTGTTCAACGACTACGACGTGATCGTGCTCGACCGCGACCTGCCGGGGATGCACGGCGACGACGTGTGCGCCGAACTGCTCGCCGCCGGCTGCCGCAGCCGGGTGCTGATGCTGACCGCCGCGGCGACGACCGATGACCTGGTCGACGGACTCGGCCTGGGCGCCGACGACTACCTCACCAAGCCGTTCGACTTCCCCGCACTTGTGGCGCGGATCGGCGCGCTGGCTCGGCGCGTCCATCCGGCCCTCCCTCCCGTGCTGCGCCACGGTGATCTCGCTCTTGACACCGCGCGGCGCCGGGTCAGCCGGGGCGATCGGCCGCTGGACCTGGCCCCCAAGGAGTTCGGGGTGCTGGAGCTGCTGCTGGCCTCCGAAGGCCGGGTGGTCTCCGCCGGGGAACTGCTCGAGCGGGTCTGGGACGAAGCCGCTGACCCGTTCACGAACGCCGTGAAAATCACCATCAGCAGACTCAGGGCCAAGCTCGGCGATCCACCGATCATCGAGACCGTGGCCAGGCGCGGATACCGTATCTGATGGCGTCCCTGTCGGCTGTCACGCGGCTCGCGAGCCGCCTGGTACGTCCGCGCCTGCCCCGCCGTACCGTACGGCTGCGCATGACCCTCCTGTACGGAAGCCTGTTCCTGGTCTCCGGCGCCGTCCTGCTGGCGATCACCTATGGGCTGGTACGCCACGCGGTCATGGGCTCCGTGGTCAAGAGCTTCATCCCCGCGCCGGACGGCGCCTCCGTGCCCTTACCGGACATGCCACCGCCGGGCAAGTCGCACTCCGTGGAACTGCTCCCCGCCCAGATGCAGCAGGTCCTGGAGCGCCAGAGGGCCGACGTGCTGGACCAGCTCCTGATCAATTCCGGGATCGCGCTCACCCTCATGTCGATGATCTCGGTCGTGCTCGGCTGGGTCATCGCCGGACGCATCCTGAGCAGGCTCCGTACGATCATCGCGACCGCCGAAGACATCTCGGCCACCGACCTGCACCGGCGCCTGGCCTTCGACGGCCCCGCCGACGAGCTCAAGGCGCTGGGCGACACCTTCGACGGCCTGCTGGCCCGGCTGGAGGCGTCCTTCCAGGCCCAGCGCCGGTTCGTCGCCAACGCCTCCCACGAGCTCCGCACCCCGCTGACCCGCCAGCGGGCACTCGGCCAGGTCGCCCTGTCCGACCCCATGCCCACCGTGGAGTCGCTACGAGAGGCGCACGAGCAGATTCTCGCCGCCGGAGCCCACCAGGAACGGCTCATCGAGGCGTTGCTCACCCTGGCCCGCGGGCACGCGGGCATCGAGATCCGTCATGCCTTCGACCTGGCCCTACTCGCCGAAGAGATCGTGGACGCCCGCCGCGCGGAAGCCCACCGGCGCAGTGTGACGATCCGTCGGTCGTTCGGCGCGGCCCTGGCAGCCGGTCACCGCTCTCTCGCCGAACGCCTGGTCGCGAACCTGGTCGACAACGCGCTGTGTCACAACACCTCGCCCGGCTGGGTAGAGGTGGAAACCCGGACCACTGACGGCCATGCCGTGCTCACGATCGCCAACTCGGGCCCCGTGGTGGCCCCGGATGCCGTCGAAAGCCTCTTCCAGCCCTTCCAACGCCTCGGCACCGCCCGCACCGACCGCCCGGACGGGCTGGGCCTCGGCCTGTCCATCGTCGAAGCCATCGCCACCGCCCACGACGCCACCATCACCACCACCCCCCGACCCGAGGGCGGTCTGACCGTCACCGTCACCTTCCCACCCATCGGCGGGGCCGGCGGCCGCCGCCGCGACCGTCCATGACGACGTGAGCGCTTCTGTAGCTGCCGGGGCCCTGACACGTGGGCCGGCAGGTTCGCGTGAATCTGTCGCCGTCGGGGCCAAGGACGACGTTCGGATCTCCGAGTACGGCGGCCCGGACGACTACGTCGGATCCGGGCTCAGCCACTGGGACGGCCGCTCGTGGAAGCAGGTTCCCACGTCGAGCCCGTACGGCGACCATGACTGGGTCTCGCGCGTCGCCGCCACCGGCGGGGGCGAGGTGTGGGCAGTGATCCATTCCCAAGGAGTGGCCACGGTGACACGGCGGGACGGCTCCGGATGGGCCACCACTCCCCTTCCTCCCGCGCCCGGTTCCTCCCGCGCCCGGCTGCCCTCCTTCGCCCGCCGGCGGCTCTACGGTATGGCGGCCCGCGCCCACGATGACGCGTGGCTGGTGACGCAGGGCGGCTCCGTGCGGTCCGGGTCCTGCGAGGTGCCTGACCGCGGTATGGTCGCGCGCTGGGACGGCACCGCGTGGACGTGGCTGGATCTGCCGCTGACCGAGAGCTGGTTGCCCGCCGTCCGCGCTGACCGGGTCGGCGGCGTGTGGATCGCCGCCAACGCTTCCCGTGGGCAGTCGTACGTGCTCAATCTCCGTGACATCTTCCCGGTGCCGGGCACTACCCGGCTGTGGGCTTTGGCCCGGCGCGTCGACGGCACCCTGCTGATCTACGAGCTGGCCTGACCGCCCGGCCCCAACTGTCGATGTCGCCTCGATCCGAATCCGGCTCCGGGACCCAGTCACCTCACGGGACACGCCCCAGGGGAACAGGTCAGCGGAAGTCGCTGACACGGAGTACGGAGAGCATGTCGCTCTTGCGCGGCTCCGCGATGTCGCTGGAGGGGTAGAAGGCCGCGTCCACGCCCACCCAGCCGTGGAACTCCCCGTCGTCGTCGACGATCTGCATCATGGGCTTGACATGGGAGTTGCCCGAGTAGCACTTCTCCCGGTCGGTGCCGTCGCTGTTCCTGGTCAGGCAGGTGCACCAGTGCCAGTGCGTGTCCCGCCTGTCCCGGCTGGAGACCTGGACGATGTAGTTCTGCAGCGAGCTGTCGTTGATCGTGCTGCCGCCACCCGTGTACGGGCAGCCGCCGCCGGCCTGACACGCGCTGGTGGAGTTGGGCTGCAGGTAGGTCAGGCACCAGGTGGTGAGCGTGCACGTCCGGTACGCGCCCAGGTTGAACGCGCCCCCCGAGGTCGGGGCGATCTTGTCCTGGGTCCAGGTGATCATGTCGTGCCGCAGGGTGCCGCTGAAGGCTCGCACGGTTGGCATGGCCCGGCGAGTGGTCAGCGCTGCGTTGCTGCCGTAGGCGTAGCCGTAGTCGGCGAGGGTGTTGGACCGGAAGTCGATCCGGGCGAGCTTTCCGTCGCCGCGCAGGACGATGTTCCACTGCTCCGACCACGCCTGCCCGATGTTCCAGGTGATGTGCAAGACATCGCCCGAGACGCTGAACGTGCCGGTCCTGGTCTCCCCGGGGTCGGACATGAAGCCGCCGGCCGTTCGCACCTCGCAGTTGCGGACCAGGGTCTGTCCCACCGGCATCCGGGTCGTCGAGCAGGAGCCGTCGGGAACGGCGCCGGTGCCCTCCCGGGCGGTGGGGTAGCGCTGCCACCACAGGTAGGTGCGGGCGCGCACGGTGCCGTCAGTGGAGAATTGGTAGGTGCCCAGCCGGACCCAGTTGTCGCGTGAGCCTGCTTTCAGTGAGCCAAGGCTGACGACGTAGTTCGCCTTGCCGCCGGGGAGCGCGACGGCGTGGGCCGGGGTGGCGAGCAGAGGGAGGAGCAACAGAGGTAGGAGTAGCCAGCGCATAGATTCCCCCATTTCCGGTGGTGGCCGGAATTCGCTTTTTTTCGGATATAAGTAAACGGCTCCTCGTTTGCGACCAGGGCCGTAATCAAGCAGCCAGCATGGCGGCGGCCACCG from Nonomuraea polychroma encodes the following:
- a CDS encoding helix-turn-helix domain-containing protein, with the protein product MQARRCLRTSWSSVGRSWWPENTVSSIARLLGVSRSTIYKYVPGLTTGRPAIEQPTARAELETGD
- a CDS encoding response regulator transcription factor, whose product is MRVLVVEDDEVTAQTVAVGLRRAQMAVDVAFDGPGGLERALFNDYDVIVLDRDLPGMHGDDVCAELLAAGCRSRVLMLTAAATTDDLVDGLGLGADDYLTKPFDFPALVARIGALARRVHPALPPVLRHGDLALDTARRRVSRGDRPLDLAPKEFGVLELLLASEGRVVSAGELLERVWDEAADPFTNAVKITISRLRAKLGDPPIIETVARRGYRI
- a CDS encoding S41 family peptidase, with amino-acid sequence MTNITTGTGRSRRRAAAVLACLGLGAVVVLPSGAAAQTVQTWQAASTCAEPKPGGEPQALKPTTISTIEQAYSCILTNYYGADTLDNRQLLIGAFAGLTRELHASGHDVADATLPALTGKRDSDWEAFSAVYTRVNDQLSGATERQAAAAATLLGMLGSLHNNHAHWDRTQMPEDPQPGTEYGIGLDTAPFKGPIFSEPDQVTGPMYVSRVRGGSAAKAGLRPGDIIESVNGAVPFAGGVLSLGAVVPLFQNYPDDDPVRIKVRRPANGRTWTATLTPGVYKPDEKATARVTSKLLKGDVAYVRLASFGQRVAQTAIDAINDMKKNKKLTGVVLDMRGNSGGLIGEVNRLLGAFAHDQVTAWQCDADDRCTADRTDDSVPLLGLPLTVLADRDCASACDHFVAAIKDNKIAPVVGTRTAGVVAGAGKMYLLDDNSLLSFPDKRTLGPKKEPINGIGVAADHLVPLTAKDISTGKDPGLDKALDLLK
- a CDS encoding ATP-binding protein, whose amino-acid sequence is MTTVTTSASRGQHSGNLPAEVTSFVGRRQEVAEVRHLLSVSREVTLTGMGGVGKTRLALRVGHEVRRAFRDGVWVVELAALENPGMLARAVAEALEIRDTSAAPPLQVLADHLRDKQTLVILDNCEHLVGACAVLADTLLRAAPELRILATSRHVLGIAGEHAVPVAPLPLPLPEGNGAWPPLESLTQADAVQLFTERACAVLPSFAVTDDNRDVVTGIIRRLDGLPLGIELAAVRLRVLSAEQLLARLDDRFRLLTGGSRAVLPRHQTLRALIDWSHALCSEEERLLWHRASVFAGSLDLEGAETVCSGTGIDREDVLDLVIGLVDKSVLIREDHPGGVRYRMLETLRQYGRERLCERGEEARLRQRHRAYYRDLAGRAHAELFGPEQVTWFNRLHLEHANLRSALDGWFATPADAPTGLSMATDLLFHWITSYYLGEGRAWLERGLAAVSSPDDVRGRALWAGGWLAVIQADLPAATAMLDECRRIGARLDDEALLGYAELFTGMIAMCHKRPHDAIGCYGRALERHRRTGDPVGLASSLIRLSLARSYLGESDAAIAAAEQALQVCDAHGEGWHKAYTMMALGVEVWRQGDLPRAAELERQSLAFNQSLGDLLGVGITIEVLAWIAATQGLHERAAKLLGVLESVWSLVGAPLSGYGHLAGYHEECQARTREALGETAFAAAVRRGARLPYEEAVAYALADDKPGGPEPKEAGEPKGEQAQLTRREREIAQLVAQGMTNKEIAASLVIAQRTAEGHIEHILTKLGFNSRSQIAVWVGEQARADGDAPA
- a CDS encoding sensor histidine kinase, whose product is MASLSAVTRLASRLVRPRLPRRTVRLRMTLLYGSLFLVSGAVLLAITYGLVRHAVMGSVVKSFIPAPDGASVPLPDMPPPGKSHSVELLPAQMQQVLERQRADVLDQLLINSGIALTLMSMISVVLGWVIAGRILSRLRTIIATAEDISATDLHRRLAFDGPADELKALGDTFDGLLARLEASFQAQRRFVANASHELRTPLTRQRALGQVALSDPMPTVESLREAHEQILAAGAHQERLIEALLTLARGHAGIEIRHAFDLALLAEEIVDARRAEAHRRSVTIRRSFGAALAAGHRSLAERLVANLVDNALCHNTSPGWVEVETRTTDGHAVLTIANSGPVVAPDAVESLFQPFQRLGTARTDRPDGLGLGLSIVEAIATAHDATITTTPRPEGGLTVTVTFPPIGGAGGRRRDRP
- a CDS encoding ABC transporter permease; amino-acid sequence: MVRAVRPVRRRDESAALTPEIDSSVLAGYPAAQKYLDFDGHPFTVYVRAQTEQVSNVQKVLAATANPQNPGEVSVSRPSAALVARAAARSALNGLFLGLGAVALLVGGIGVADTMVISVLERRSEIGLRRALGATKGHLRLQVLSEAILLAVLGGAAGVAIGVAATALYAHLKDWATVVPPLAWGGGLGAAVAIGALAGLLPALRAARRQPTEALRTV